One Methylomarinovum tepidoasis DNA window includes the following coding sequences:
- a CDS encoding Na+/H+ antiporter NhaC family protein translates to MSTWLSLLPALVAIPVAMITRRVLLALGLYIFLGALILEGGWLPDASARMVRTVWQVATDRDNVLIIVFSLLIGGLIGLIQRSGGIQGFIHWAEERWLNNDPRKVSGLAFLTSMALFIETYFGVLIAGLVALPLFDRYKLPRLRLSYILDTTCSPKCMLIPVNAWGAYIITLLADQGVASPAWVLVKSLGFIFYGWVAIALVAVVALTGWELPWRLPVSEKIVGDLPHFGTAIAPYPRSPAHPRYLWWPIAGLVGSALLLLLVTGDAPLAIFSAVLVTLIATVIYFRRDGVLPWREMVAPVREGVRVILPLMYLLIFAFSVGATTHALGTGEYLAGALRGELDPLWLPFLVFGIGCLISFATGTSWGTFAILIPTVVPMAEAFEVSTALLVGAALSGGLFGDHCSPVSDTTMIASLAAGVEPIEHIRHQFPYALLGAGVALILYLIVGSAMV, encoded by the coding sequence ATGTCGACCTGGCTGTCCCTGCTTCCCGCCCTGGTGGCGATTCCGGTGGCGATGATCACCCGCCGCGTGCTGCTGGCCCTCGGCCTCTACATCTTTCTCGGTGCCCTGATCCTGGAGGGGGGCTGGCTGCCGGACGCCTCGGCGCGGATGGTGAGGACCGTCTGGCAGGTGGCCACCGACCGCGACAATGTCCTCATCATCGTCTTCAGCCTGTTGATCGGGGGGCTGATCGGCCTGATCCAGCGCTCCGGCGGCATTCAGGGCTTCATCCACTGGGCCGAGGAGCGCTGGTTGAACAACGATCCCCGCAAGGTCAGCGGCCTGGCTTTCCTCACCAGCATGGCGCTGTTCATCGAAACCTATTTCGGCGTGCTCATCGCCGGTCTGGTGGCGCTGCCCCTGTTCGACCGCTACAAGCTGCCGCGACTGCGCCTGAGCTACATTCTCGACACCACCTGTTCTCCCAAATGCATGTTGATTCCGGTCAACGCCTGGGGTGCCTACATCATCACCCTGCTGGCCGATCAGGGGGTGGCGAGCCCTGCCTGGGTGCTGGTGAAATCCCTGGGGTTCATCTTCTACGGCTGGGTCGCCATCGCCCTGGTGGCGGTGGTGGCGCTCACCGGCTGGGAACTGCCCTGGCGGTTGCCGGTTTCGGAAAAGATCGTCGGCGACCTGCCCCACTTCGGCACCGCCATCGCACCTTACCCCCGCTCTCCCGCCCACCCGCGCTATCTGTGGTGGCCCATCGCCGGGCTGGTGGGCAGCGCCCTGCTCCTGCTGCTGGTCACCGGTGATGCCCCGCTGGCCATCTTCAGCGCGGTGCTGGTGACGCTGATCGCCACGGTGATCTACTTCCGCCGCGACGGCGTTTTGCCCTGGCGGGAGATGGTGGCCCCGGTGCGCGAAGGGGTGCGGGTCATCCTGCCGCTGATGTACTTGCTGATCTTCGCCTTCTCCGTCGGGGCGACCACCCACGCCCTCGGGACCGGCGAATACTTGGCCGGCGCCCTGCGGGGGGAGCTCGATCCCCTGTGGCTGCCGTTCCTGGTGTTCGGCATCGGGTGTCTGATCTCCTTCGCCACCGGCACTTCCTGGGGCACTTTCGCCATCCTCATCCCCACCGTGGTGCCGATGGCGGAGGCCTTCGAGGTTTCCACCGCGCTGCTGGTCGGCGCCGCCCTCAGCGGCGGGTTGTTCGGCGATCACTGTTCACCGGTGTCCGACACCACCATGATCGCCTCCCTCGCCGCCGGGGTGGAGCCCATCGAACACATCCGCCACCAGTTCCCCTACGCCCTGCTGGGGGCCGGTGTGGCCCTGATCCTCTACCTGATCGTGGGATCGGCGATGGTCTGA
- the flgF gene encoding flagellar basal-body rod protein FlgF — protein MDRSLFVVMSGARETLRAQASVSNNLANVNTTGFKQDLEQFRSMPVFGPGYPSRVYALNERPATDFDPGPIRSTGRELDVAVKGDGWIAVQAADGSEAYTRRGDLRITPEGLLQTGDGHPVLGDNGPIAIPPAQKVDIGSDGTISIVPLGEKPDVLAVVDRIKLVRAAPEQLEKGEDGLIRLKSGQPAEADAGITLVSGALEGSNVSSVAALVDMIELSRRYELQVKMMKTAEDDADTAAQLLRMV, from the coding sequence ATGGATCGCAGCCTGTTCGTGGTCATGAGCGGCGCCCGGGAAACCCTGCGGGCCCAGGCGTCGGTGAGCAACAATCTCGCCAACGTCAACACCACCGGCTTCAAACAGGATCTGGAACAGTTCCGCAGCATGCCGGTGTTCGGACCCGGTTATCCCAGCCGGGTCTACGCCCTCAACGAACGCCCGGCCACCGACTTCGATCCCGGACCGATCCGGAGCACCGGCCGCGAGCTCGACGTCGCCGTCAAGGGCGACGGCTGGATCGCGGTCCAGGCCGCCGACGGCTCCGAAGCCTACACCCGCCGCGGCGACCTGCGCATCACCCCGGAAGGGCTGCTGCAGACCGGCGACGGCCATCCGGTGCTGGGGGACAACGGCCCCATCGCCATTCCCCCGGCGCAGAAGGTCGATATCGGCAGCGACGGCACCATCAGCATCGTCCCGCTGGGGGAAAAACCCGACGTACTGGCGGTCGTCGACCGCATCAAGCTGGTGCGCGCCGCCCCGGAACAACTGGAGAAAGGCGAAGACGGCCTGATACGGCTCAAATCGGGCCAGCCGGCCGAGGCCGACGCCGGGATCACCCTGGTCTCCGGCGCCCTGGAAGGCAGCAACGTCAGCAGCGTCGCCGCCCTGGTGGACATGATCGAACTGTCGCGGCGCTACGAGCTGCAGGTGAAGATGATGAAGACCGCCGAGGACGACGCCGACACCGCCGCGCAGCTGCTGCGCATGGTTTAA
- the flgB gene encoding flagellar basal body rod protein FlgB yields the protein MKISFANALGLHPQALQLRARRTEVLASNLANSDTPHYKARDFDVDRLLRGPDAPKLPLQKTSPDHLSLDDEDARFRLLYRVPQQAALDGNTVEEHIEQAKFAENALRYQASLRFVNGKFSGLMTAIRGE from the coding sequence ATGAAGATCAGCTTTGCCAACGCCCTAGGGCTCCATCCACAAGCGCTCCAGCTCCGAGCCCGGCGCACCGAGGTACTGGCCTCCAATCTGGCCAATTCCGACACCCCACATTACAAAGCCCGAGATTTCGACGTAGACAGGCTGCTGCGCGGGCCGGATGCGCCCAAGCTGCCGCTCCAAAAAACCAGTCCGGATCATCTGTCGCTGGATGATGAGGATGCGCGTTTCCGTCTGCTCTACCGCGTCCCCCAGCAGGCCGCCTTGGACGGCAATACCGTCGAGGAGCACATCGAACAGGCCAAGTTCGCCGAAAACGCCCTGCGTTATCAGGCCAGCCTGCGTTTCGTCAACGGCAAGTTTTCCGGTCTCATGACAGCGATTCGGGGAGAGTAA
- a CDS encoding CheR family methyltransferase: MAGARALELPSPNGDALSAAAFRDFQRFLRDHSGITLGDGKRYLVQSRLTQILPETGLGSLDALIEALVRGRLPGKIHSRIVDIMTTNETFWFRDRAHFELLKERLLADLSRQRFRTLRIWSAACSTGQEPYSIAITALEAVREGRLPRANLRIVGTDLSQQVLKTAAEAVYSDLSLSRGLAEPIRQRYFQPHVNGWQLKPEVRALVRFQLFNLLKAYTALGRFDLIFCRNVLIYFTPETKRDILRRLAATLEPGGYLFLSSTETLPGPIEALQPLSLQGKRVYRRPA, translated from the coding sequence ATGGCGGGCGCCCGTGCCCTGGAGCTGCCGTCCCCCAATGGGGATGCGCTGTCGGCGGCTGCGTTTCGTGACTTCCAGCGCTTTCTGCGCGATCACAGCGGCATCACCCTGGGGGACGGCAAGCGCTACCTGGTCCAGAGCAGGCTGACTCAGATCCTGCCGGAAACCGGCCTGGGCAGCCTGGACGCCCTGATCGAGGCGCTGGTTCGCGGGCGGCTGCCCGGGAAAATCCACAGCCGCATCGTCGACATCATGACCACCAACGAAACCTTCTGGTTTCGTGACCGGGCCCATTTCGAGCTGTTGAAGGAGCGGCTGCTGGCCGATCTGAGCCGGCAGCGTTTCCGCACCCTTAGGATCTGGTCCGCTGCCTGTTCCACCGGGCAGGAACCCTACTCCATCGCCATCACCGCCCTGGAAGCCGTGCGCGAGGGGCGGCTGCCGCGGGCCAATCTGCGTATCGTCGGCACCGATCTGTCGCAACAGGTGCTGAAAACCGCCGCCGAAGCGGTCTATTCCGACCTTTCCCTCAGCCGCGGCCTGGCGGAACCGATCCGGCAGCGTTATTTTCAGCCTCACGTCAACGGCTGGCAGCTCAAACCCGAAGTCCGTGCCCTGGTCCGTTTTCAGCTCTTCAATCTCCTCAAAGCCTACACCGCCCTCGGGCGCTTCGATCTCATCTTTTGCCGCAACGTCCTGATCTACTTTACGCCGGAAACCAAACGCGACATCCTCCGACGTCTTGCCGCCACCCTCGAACCCGGCGGCTATCTTTTTCTCAGCAGCACCGAAACCCTGCCGGGGCCGATCGAAGCACTGCAACCGCTTTCCCTGCAGGGAAAGCGAGTTTATCGACGTCCGGCTTGA
- a CDS encoding NADP(H)-dependent aldo-keto reductase, with protein MKMPCQPLGDTGLEVSRICLGTMTFGEQNTEAEAHAQMDLAFERGVNFFDTAEMYPIPPKAETQGRTETYIGNWLAKTGRRDRIVLATKVAGPGDWIAHIRGGPRLNEKHIRQAIEGSLRRLRTDYIDLYQVHWPERRTNFFGRLGYRHQPGADGIPIEETLAVLARLVEEGKVRAIGVSNETPWGVMQYLRLAEKHGWPRIVSIQNPYNLLNRSFEIGLAEIAHRENVGLLAYSPLAFGVLSGKYLDGRLPPRSRLALFPAYRRYSGPHVEPAVRRYVEIARRHRLDPAQMALAFVNSRPFLLANIIGATTLEQLEADLASIELELPEAVLQEIEAVHRCYPNVAP; from the coding sequence ATGAAAATGCCCTGTCAGCCCCTCGGGGACACCGGCCTGGAAGTCAGCCGCATCTGTCTCGGCACCATGACCTTCGGCGAGCAGAACACCGAGGCCGAGGCCCACGCCCAGATGGACCTGGCCTTCGAGCGCGGCGTCAACTTCTTCGACACCGCCGAGATGTATCCCATTCCGCCCAAAGCCGAAACCCAGGGCCGGACCGAAACCTACATCGGCAACTGGCTGGCCAAAACGGGGCGCCGCGACCGCATCGTCCTGGCCACCAAGGTGGCCGGTCCCGGTGACTGGATCGCCCATATCCGCGGCGGCCCCCGCCTCAACGAAAAGCACATCCGTCAGGCCATCGAAGGCAGCCTGCGACGCCTGCGCACCGACTACATCGACCTGTATCAGGTCCATTGGCCCGAGCGGCGCACCAATTTCTTCGGCCGTCTCGGCTATCGGCACCAGCCCGGGGCCGACGGCATTCCCATCGAGGAGACCCTGGCGGTCCTGGCCCGGCTGGTGGAAGAAGGGAAGGTGCGCGCCATCGGCGTCTCCAACGAAACTCCCTGGGGCGTCATGCAGTATCTGCGGCTGGCGGAGAAACACGGCTGGCCGCGGATCGTCAGCATCCAGAACCCTTACAACCTCCTCAACCGCAGCTTCGAGATCGGCCTGGCGGAGATCGCCCACCGCGAGAACGTGGGGCTGCTGGCCTATTCGCCCCTGGCCTTCGGGGTCCTGAGCGGCAAATACCTCGACGGCCGCCTGCCGCCCCGCTCCCGCCTGGCTCTGTTCCCGGCCTACCGCCGTTACAGCGGCCCCCACGTGGAACCGGCGGTGCGCCGCTACGTGGAGATCGCCCGCCGTCACCGGCTCGACCCGGCGCAGATGGCCCTGGCCTTCGTCAATTCGCGTCCGTTCCTGCTCGCCAACATCATCGGCGCCACCACTCTGGAACAGCTGGAGGCCGACCTCGCCAGCATCGAACTGGAACTGCCGGAGGCGGTGCTGCAGGAAATCGAGGCGGTCCACCGCTGTTATCCCAACGTGGCGCCCTAA
- a CDS encoding chemotaxis protein CheV — protein sequence MSSILAGVDQRTQLAGHNRLELLLFRLQGPQRFGINVFKVKEVISCPPLTQVPEAHPVMCGMAHLRGQTVPILDLSKGIGGPALPRDGSGYVIVSEYNRSVQGFLVHEVDRIINMGWDQIKPPPRGTGKDSYLTAVTEFEDELIEVIDVEKIMKEIIGGDEEVSEGIIDSEVVDNEHHILVVDDSMVARNQIKRVLDQLGVESTLARDGQDAYEKLSAWIEEGKDLNDFLSMVISDVEMPKMDGYTLTTKMREHPQMKGLYILLHTSLSGVFNEAMVKKVGADRFLAKFSPDELATAVQERLREYDARKAA from the coding sequence ATGTCGAGTATTCTTGCCGGAGTCGATCAACGTACCCAGCTGGCCGGACACAACCGTCTGGAGCTGTTGCTGTTCCGCCTTCAGGGGCCGCAGCGTTTCGGTATCAACGTGTTCAAGGTCAAGGAAGTGATCTCCTGCCCGCCCCTGACCCAGGTGCCGGAAGCCCACCCGGTGATGTGCGGCATGGCCCATCTGCGCGGCCAGACCGTCCCCATTCTCGACCTGTCCAAAGGCATCGGCGGGCCAGCGTTGCCGCGGGACGGCAGCGGCTATGTCATCGTCAGCGAATACAACCGCTCGGTGCAGGGATTTCTGGTCCACGAAGTGGACCGCATCATCAACATGGGCTGGGACCAGATCAAACCGCCGCCCCGGGGGACCGGCAAGGACAGCTATCTGACCGCGGTGACCGAGTTCGAGGACGAACTGATCGAGGTCATCGACGTGGAAAAGATCATGAAGGAGATCATCGGTGGCGACGAGGAGGTTTCCGAAGGTATCATCGACAGCGAGGTCGTGGATAACGAACACCACATCCTGGTGGTGGACGATTCCATGGTCGCCCGCAATCAGATCAAGCGGGTGCTCGATCAGCTCGGGGTCGAATCCACCCTCGCCCGCGACGGTCAGGACGCCTACGAAAAACTGAGCGCCTGGATCGAAGAAGGCAAGGATCTCAACGATTTCCTCAGCATGGTCATCTCCGACGTGGAGATGCCCAAGATGGACGGCTACACCCTGACCACCAAAATGCGCGAACACCCGCAGATGAAGGGTCTCTACATACTGCTCCATACCTCTCTCAGCGGCGTGTTCAACGAGGCGATGGTGAAGAAAGTGGGGGCCGACCGCTTCCTGGCCAAGTTCTCTCCTGACGAACTGGCCACTGCGGTCCAGGAGCGCTTGCGCGAATACGACGCCAGAAAGGCGGCCTGA
- a CDS encoding flagellar hook assembly protein FlgD translates to MNVDRLQELGLMKPKSPGKPRNELGQDDFLKLMTTQMTHQNPLKPMENTEFLTQMAQFGTVSGIQSLQKSFADFAKAIGSDQALQAANLVGRQVLVKGNETRLPPGGEIRGALKLDAPATGVRIKIVNPQGITVRTLELGPQDKGRAPFSWDGIKDDGEFAEPGRYRIQAEGVVDGENQALTTLVPATVESISTAKGGYGLKVDLEGLGSVDFKDIEQIL, encoded by the coding sequence ATGAACGTGGACCGCCTTCAAGAACTGGGGCTGATGAAGCCTAAAAGCCCTGGAAAGCCGCGCAACGAACTGGGCCAGGACGACTTCCTCAAACTTATGACCACCCAGATGACCCATCAGAATCCCTTGAAACCGATGGAAAACACCGAATTCCTGACCCAGATGGCCCAGTTCGGCACCGTCTCCGGCATCCAGTCGCTGCAGAAATCCTTTGCCGACTTCGCCAAGGCCATCGGCTCCGACCAGGCCCTGCAGGCCGCCAATCTGGTGGGAAGGCAGGTGTTGGTGAAAGGGAACGAGACCCGCCTGCCTCCCGGCGGCGAAATCCGCGGCGCCCTCAAGCTGGACGCTCCGGCCACCGGGGTTCGGATCAAAATCGTCAATCCCCAGGGCATCACTGTCCGCACCCTGGAGCTGGGACCCCAGGACAAAGGACGGGCGCCCTTCAGCTGGGACGGCATCAAGGACGACGGCGAGTTCGCCGAGCCGGGCCGCTACCGTATCCAGGCCGAAGGTGTGGTCGACGGTGAAAACCAGGCTCTCACCACCCTGGTGCCGGCCACCGTGGAAAGCATCTCCACCGCCAAAGGTGGCTACGGCCTCAAGGTGGATCTGGAAGGTCTGGGCAGCGTCGACTTCAAGGACATCGAGCAAATTCTTTAA
- the flgE gene encoding flagellar hook protein FlgE: MSFSTALSGLNAASTDLQTTGNNIANANTVGFKKSRAEFADVYASSFFGSGKTTPGSGVRVTEVAQIHSQGNLEYTENVLDIAISGRGFFSLTDTPNGEPTAFTRNGAFQLDKNGYIVTDQGKYLFGWRADFSQGALKVETTKGKPQATDEVKLNVNLDSADSIPAITPFDPTKPESYNKATSVTVYDSLGNPHTITSYFVTQNPTTPNTWDVYQYIDGASLGGPTTLEFNTNGALISVGGTTGVTKATYPPYSITGADPLTITYDFADSTQFNSDFSINAMSQNGFPAGDFTGLEISDDGILFARFSNGNAEKLGQIALARFQNEQGLTKLGNTMWGESTLSGEKLLGAPGQNNLGTVQSGALEASNVDLSKQLVRLIVAQQSYQANAQTISTEDKVIQTLLNLR; the protein is encoded by the coding sequence ATGAGCTTCAGCACCGCGCTCAGCGGCCTCAACGCCGCATCCACCGATCTGCAGACCACCGGCAACAACATCGCCAACGCCAACACCGTCGGATTCAAAAAATCGCGGGCGGAGTTTGCCGACGTCTATGCCAGCAGCTTCTTCGGTTCCGGCAAGACCACGCCCGGCAGCGGCGTGCGTGTGACCGAAGTGGCCCAGATCCATTCCCAGGGTAATCTGGAATACACCGAAAACGTGCTCGACATCGCCATCAGCGGCCGCGGTTTCTTTTCCCTGACCGACACTCCCAACGGCGAACCCACCGCCTTTACCCGCAACGGCGCTTTTCAACTCGATAAGAACGGCTACATCGTCACCGACCAGGGCAAGTATCTGTTCGGCTGGCGGGCGGATTTTTCCCAGGGAGCCTTGAAGGTGGAGACGACAAAAGGCAAACCCCAGGCCACTGACGAAGTAAAACTCAATGTGAATCTCGACTCTGCAGATTCAATACCCGCCATCACTCCTTTCGACCCGACGAAACCGGAATCCTACAACAAAGCCACTTCAGTCACGGTTTACGATTCCCTCGGCAACCCTCACACCATAACGAGTTACTTCGTCACCCAAAATCCCACCACCCCCAACACTTGGGACGTGTATCAATACATTGACGGCGCTTCCCTCGGAGGGCCCACCACCTTGGAATTCAACACCAATGGCGCGTTGATCAGCGTAGGTGGAACGACCGGCGTGACCAAGGCAACCTACCCGCCCTATTCCATTACAGGCGCCGACCCTCTGACGATCACCTACGATTTCGCCGATTCCACCCAGTTCAACAGCGACTTCAGCATTAACGCCATGAGCCAGAACGGTTTCCCGGCGGGAGATTTCACCGGCCTGGAGATCAGCGACGACGGCATCCTGTTCGCCCGGTTCAGCAACGGCAACGCGGAAAAGCTGGGACAGATCGCCCTGGCCCGCTTCCAGAACGAACAGGGCCTGACCAAACTGGGCAATACCATGTGGGGGGAAAGCACCCTTTCCGGAGAAAAACTCCTGGGGGCGCCGGGGCAGAACAATCTGGGAACGGTCCAATCCGGAGCTTTGGAAGCCTCCAACGTGGACCTGTCCAAACAGCTGGTACGCCTCATCGTCGCCCAGCAGAGCTATCAGGCCAACGCCCAGACCATCTCCACCGAGGACAAGGTCATCCAGACCCTCCTCAACCTGCGCTGA
- the flgC gene encoding flagellar basal body rod protein FlgC produces MSSLKIFDVAGSGMNAQMLRLNLTASNLANVDSVSSSIEQTYKSRQPVFAAQFRNAFDRLHSTTTEVKVLGVVESPEPLRMEYAPNHPMANDDGYIFKPNVDPVEELANMIAASRSYQNNIEVLNTAREMMMQTLKMGQ; encoded by the coding sequence ATGTCCAGCCTCAAGATTTTCGACGTCGCCGGCTCCGGCATGAACGCCCAGATGCTGCGGCTCAATCTGACCGCCAGCAATCTGGCCAACGTCGACAGCGTCTCCAGCAGCATCGAACAGACCTACAAGTCCCGGCAGCCGGTGTTCGCAGCCCAGTTCCGCAACGCCTTCGACCGCCTTCACAGCACCACCACCGAAGTCAAGGTCCTGGGCGTGGTGGAAAGCCCGGAACCGCTGCGGATGGAATACGCCCCCAACCACCCCATGGCCAACGACGACGGCTATATCTTCAAACCCAACGTCGATCCGGTGGAGGAGTTGGCCAACATGATCGCCGCATCCCGTTCCTATCAGAACAACATCGAGGTGCTCAACACCGCCAGGGAAATGATGATGCAGACCCTGAAGATGGGGCAGTAA